A portion of the Tiliqua scincoides isolate rTilSci1 chromosome 3, rTilSci1.hap2, whole genome shotgun sequence genome contains these proteins:
- the LOC136644079 gene encoding vitelline membrane outer layer protein 1-like yields MDLSVGTLLFLILACCLWDSEARFYQHIWVENGVKNGYYSNLSLCPKGYAHGFSLKIQEYQGSLLWQDDTSLNGIRLYCSDGSMIQSNVGELGVWSAQQYCYSGNMNAFRLRVDPPHGWGMAYDDTAANNIQFKCESGEILEGYGYDWGTFGSWSSCHSGSICGLQTRVETAYGEIDKTALNDVIFLCCPPDR; encoded by the exons ATGGACCTCTCCGTTGGCACTTTGCTCTTCTTGATCCTTGCCTGCTGCCTTTGGGATTCAGAAGCCCGGTTTTATCAACATATCTGGGTGGAGAATGGGGTGAAAAATGGTTATTATTCAAACCTAAGCCTGTGCCCCAAAGGTTATGCTCATGGCTTCTCATTAAAG ATACAGGAGTACCAAGGTAGTCTTTTGTGGCAGGATGACACAAGCTTGAATGGTATCCGTCTTTATTGTTCTGATGGTTCAATGATTCAGTCTAATGTTGGAGA GCTAGGTGTTTGGTCTGCGCAACAATATTGTTACAGTGGCAACATGAACGCCTTCCGTTTGAGAGTGGACCCCCCTCATGGCTGGGGGATGGCATACGATGACACAGCCGCCAACAACATCCAGTTCAAGTGCGAAAGTGGGGAGATCCTGGAGGGCTATGGTTATGACTGGGGCACTTTTGGCTCGTGGAGTAGCTGCCATTCCGGCTCAATATGTGGGCTTCAGACAAGGGTTGAGACTGCCTACGGTGAGATTGATAAAACGGCACTTAACGATGTGATATTCCTCTGCTGTCCCCCTGACAGATGA